The following coding sequences lie in one Pseudomonas svalbardensis genomic window:
- a CDS encoding CHAD domain-containing protein: MINRLVAHVLGLEVRLLACQARLSARTDPEALHDLRTTVRRLRSLLRPLRGLPGVEQLEAAASRVGDLTTPLRDREVLAAYLLEHDQPEAAHRRMAQMAEAYPAVATSPEVAQLLMILDAFPRFLRASQRQGLLKGLRQSIEQRLAKQWKKLDKALHDPAHDRHRLRLLIKRVRYGIEAYPELDRLPKAAMPCLKSAQGALGDWHDCLQWLAIAEKETDLQPCVAAWKTAMAKAEGRADRVLDKFSAACFKS; encoded by the coding sequence ATGATTAACCGGTTGGTGGCTCATGTACTGGGCCTGGAAGTCCGTTTGCTGGCCTGTCAGGCACGCTTGAGTGCGCGCACCGACCCTGAAGCGCTGCACGATCTGCGTACCACGGTTCGCCGCTTGCGCAGTCTGCTGCGGCCATTGCGCGGTTTGCCCGGGGTCGAACAGCTGGAAGCGGCGGCGTCCCGGGTCGGCGACTTGACCACACCGTTGCGCGATCGCGAAGTGCTGGCGGCCTACCTGCTCGAGCATGATCAACCCGAGGCTGCCCATCGGCGTATGGCGCAAATGGCCGAGGCTTACCCGGCGGTCGCGACGAGTCCTGAAGTGGCGCAGTTGCTGATGATCCTCGACGCCTTCCCGCGTTTTCTGCGGGCCTCCCAGCGTCAGGGCTTGCTCAAGGGCTTGCGTCAAAGCATCGAACAACGTTTGGCCAAACAGTGGAAAAAACTCGACAAAGCCCTGCACGATCCAGCGCATGATCGCCACCGTTTGCGCCTGTTGATCAAGCGTGTGCGCTATGGCATCGAAGCCTATCCCGAACTGGATCGACTGCCGAAAGCGGCGATGCCGTGCTTGAAATCCGCGCAAGGTGCATTGGGCGATTGGCACGATTGCTTGCAATGGCTGGCCATAGCTGAGAAGGAAACCGATTTGCAGCCCTGCGTCGCGGCCTGGAAAACCGCCATGGCCAAGGCCGAAGGCCGCGCCGACCGCGTCCTCGACAAATTCAGCGCTGCTTGCTTCAAATCCTGA
- a CDS encoding acyl-CoA thioesterase — MRFSDLLDAVRSQPLELSIPAEWAQGRASFGGLVAALQYEAMRAKVPADRPVRSLAITFVGPVEPEVPVSFEVDVLREGKAVSQVLGRAMQKGQVVTLVQGSFGASRPSEVAVIAEPAPEMKHWDDCQELPYIKGVTPEFMRHLAMRWSVGGLPFTGNKSREMGGWVRLRGDVKEEAVSESHILALVDAWPPALLPHLKKPAMGSTLTWTIEFVQPLLELSTLDWCKYLVEIEHAADGYGHAAAKLWSADGQLIAMSRQTVTIFA, encoded by the coding sequence ATGCGCTTTTCCGATCTGCTCGACGCTGTCCGCAGCCAGCCGCTGGAGCTGTCTATCCCGGCCGAATGGGCTCAGGGGCGTGCCAGTTTCGGTGGCCTGGTGGCCGCCTTGCAGTACGAAGCCATGCGCGCAAAAGTCCCGGCGGATCGTCCGGTGCGCTCGCTGGCGATCACCTTTGTCGGCCCGGTCGAGCCTGAAGTGCCGGTCAGTTTTGAAGTCGATGTGTTGCGCGAAGGCAAAGCGGTCAGCCAGGTGCTGGGCCGGGCGATGCAGAAGGGCCAGGTGGTGACATTGGTCCAGGGCAGCTTCGGCGCCTCGCGACCGTCGGAAGTGGCGGTGATCGCCGAACCGGCGCCCGAGATGAAGCACTGGGACGACTGTCAGGAACTGCCTTACATCAAAGGAGTGACTCCGGAGTTCATGCGGCATCTGGCGATGCGCTGGAGTGTCGGCGGTCTGCCGTTCACCGGCAACAAATCCCGCGAGATGGGCGGCTGGGTGCGCTTGCGTGGGGACGTGAAGGAAGAGGCAGTCAGCGAGTCGCATATCCTGGCGCTGGTCGACGCCTGGCCACCGGCGCTGTTGCCGCACCTGAAAAAACCGGCGATGGGCAGCACGCTGACCTGGACCATTGAATTCGTCCAGCCGTTGCTTGAGCTGAGCACGCTGGACTGGTGCAAATACCTCGTCGAGATCGAGCATGCCGCTGACGGCTACGGCCATGCGGCCGCGAAGTTGTGGAGCGCGGACGGTCAGTTGATTGCCATGAGCCGGCAGACGGTGACGATTTTCGCCTGA